In one Musa acuminata AAA Group cultivar baxijiao chromosome BXJ2-5, Cavendish_Baxijiao_AAA, whole genome shotgun sequence genomic region, the following are encoded:
- the LOC135611951 gene encoding uncharacterized protein LOC135611951 isoform X1 codes for MENSAAPSDPSPEASPQGGRDRESSDQDGNIKGEISTAHHSRRPNLTTLQIPARTLEIPLPSARSNVLSSPGSVRAGLPPRPSSTRAKSSIRSLFPQRSLKTKNSTPEGDRTVLLIPRTPSSEGPQEQASTSRQFFITKVLPSTKALSSGSTNRTHSLPVTPVANCGPSAVQERHAIDLSNLQKSNVQTQIRRSFSVPGNAKNGSLRRMDSIGLVRVISATPRPVAVDNAIENDDIEAVNVTEDEGQDIPEEEAVCRICLVELAEGGETLKMECSCKGELALAHQECAIKWFSIKGNKTCDVCKQEVRNLPVTLLRLQNRQTVNRRQPNATQRQEAAPYRVWQDVPVLVMVSMLAYFCFLEQLLVTEMGSRALAISLPFSCVLGLLSSMIASTMVTVSKSYIWAYASFQFAIVILFAHIFYNVLRVSPVLSVLLSSFTGFGIAISTNASLVEYLRWRARRNLRLAQQQSDNRQQQESRNLPEVENGGNVRQHESENQIQNPDPSQQG; via the exons ATGGAGAATTCGGCGGCTCCGTCGGATCCTTCTCCCGAGGCGTCGCCGCAAGGAGGCCGCGACCGAGAG TCATCTGACCAGGATGGAAACATCAAAGGAGAGATTTCAACGGCTCATCATTCTCGGCGGCCAAACCTTACCACTTTGCAGATACCTGCAAGAACCTTGGAAATTCCATTGCCTTCTGCAAGATCAAATGTTTTGTCCAGTCCTGGTTCAGTAAGGGCAGGCTTGCCACCCAGGCCTAgttcaacaagggcaaaatcatccaTCAGAAGTCTTTTCCCACAAAGGAGTCTTAAGACCAAAAACTCTACTCCAGAGGGTGATAGAACAGTTCTCCTGATTCCTCGAACACCTTCTTCAGAAGGACCACAAGAACAGGCATCAACATCAAGGCAGTTCTTTATTACCAAGGTCTTACCCTCTACCAAGGCCTTGTCCTCTGGTTCAACCAATAGAACACACTCTTTACCTGTGACACCAGTTGCCAATTGTGGTCCATCAGCTGTGCAGGAAAGACATGCGATTGACCTCTCCAATCTGCAA AAAAGCAATGTGCAGACACAAATCAGACGTTCATTTTCCGTTCCTGGGAATGCCAAGAATGGAAGTTTACGGAGAATGGATTCAATAGGTCTTGTCCGAGTTATTTCAGCAACCCCTCGTCCTGTCGCTGTAGACAATGCCATTGAAAATGATGATATAGAGGCAGTTAACG TAACTGAAGATGAAGGTCAAGATATTCCGGAAGAAGAGGCAGTCTGCCGGATATGTTTAGTCGAACTTGCAGAAGGGGGAGAAACTCTTAAAATGGAATGTAGCTGCAAAGGAGAACTTGCACTTGCACACCAAGAATGTGCTATAAAATGGTTTAGCATTAAGGGAAATAAGACATGTGATGTGTGCAAGCAGGAAGTGCGAAACCTCCCTGTGACATTGCTCAGACTACAGAATCGTCAGACTGTTAATAGGCGCCAGCCAAATGCAACTCAGCGACAAGAAGCTGCTCCCTACCG GGTATGGCAGGATGTCCCTGTTCTTGTCATGGTCAGCATGCTTGCCTATTTCTGCTTCTTGGAGCAACTTCTA GTTACTGAAATGGGCTCACGTGCTCTTGCTATATCTTTGCCTTTTTCTTGTGTTCTCGGTCTCCTTTCTTCCATGATTGCTTCAACAATGG TTACAGTGAGCAAGAGCTACATTTGGGCTTATGCATCTTTCCAGTTTGCAATTGTAATCCTCTTTGCTCATATCTTTTATAACGTG CTAAGAGTAAGCCCCGTTCTCTCAGTGTTACTTTCCTCATTCACTGGGTTTGGAATTGCAATCAGTACAAATGCATCACTTGTTGAGTATTTAAGATGGAGGGCTAGGCGGAATTTACGTTTGGCACAGCAACAAAGTGACAATAGGCAGCAGCAAGAATCCAGAAACCTACCCGAAGTTGAAAATGGAGGTAATGTTAGGCAGCATGAATCAGAGAACCAGATCCAGAATCCTGACCCTTCTCAACAAGGATGA
- the LOC135611951 gene encoding uncharacterized protein LOC135611951 isoform X2 produces the protein MENSAAPSDPSPEASPQGGRDRESSDQDGNIKGEISTAHHSRRPNLTTLQIPARTLEIPLPSARSNVLSSPGSVRAGLPPRPSSTRAKSSIRSLFPQRSLKTKNSTPEGDRTVLLIPRTPSSEGPQEQASTSRQFFITKVLPSTKALSSGSTNRTHSLPVTPVANCGPSAVQERHAIDLSNLQKSNVQTQIRRSFSVPGNAKNGSLRRMDSIGLVRVISATPRPVAVDNAIENDDIEAVNVTEDEGQDIPEEEAVCRICLVELAEGGETLKMECSCKGELALAHQECAIKWFSIKGNKTCDVCKQEVRNLPVTLLRLQNRQTVNRRQPNATQRQEAAPYRVWQDVPVLVMVSMLAYFCFLEQLLVTEMGSRALAISLPFSCVLGLLSSMIASTMVSKSYIWAYASFQFAIVILFAHIFYNVLRVSPVLSVLLSSFTGFGIAISTNASLVEYLRWRARRNLRLAQQQSDNRQQQESRNLPEVENGGNVRQHESENQIQNPDPSQQG, from the exons ATGGAGAATTCGGCGGCTCCGTCGGATCCTTCTCCCGAGGCGTCGCCGCAAGGAGGCCGCGACCGAGAG TCATCTGACCAGGATGGAAACATCAAAGGAGAGATTTCAACGGCTCATCATTCTCGGCGGCCAAACCTTACCACTTTGCAGATACCTGCAAGAACCTTGGAAATTCCATTGCCTTCTGCAAGATCAAATGTTTTGTCCAGTCCTGGTTCAGTAAGGGCAGGCTTGCCACCCAGGCCTAgttcaacaagggcaaaatcatccaTCAGAAGTCTTTTCCCACAAAGGAGTCTTAAGACCAAAAACTCTACTCCAGAGGGTGATAGAACAGTTCTCCTGATTCCTCGAACACCTTCTTCAGAAGGACCACAAGAACAGGCATCAACATCAAGGCAGTTCTTTATTACCAAGGTCTTACCCTCTACCAAGGCCTTGTCCTCTGGTTCAACCAATAGAACACACTCTTTACCTGTGACACCAGTTGCCAATTGTGGTCCATCAGCTGTGCAGGAAAGACATGCGATTGACCTCTCCAATCTGCAA AAAAGCAATGTGCAGACACAAATCAGACGTTCATTTTCCGTTCCTGGGAATGCCAAGAATGGAAGTTTACGGAGAATGGATTCAATAGGTCTTGTCCGAGTTATTTCAGCAACCCCTCGTCCTGTCGCTGTAGACAATGCCATTGAAAATGATGATATAGAGGCAGTTAACG TAACTGAAGATGAAGGTCAAGATATTCCGGAAGAAGAGGCAGTCTGCCGGATATGTTTAGTCGAACTTGCAGAAGGGGGAGAAACTCTTAAAATGGAATGTAGCTGCAAAGGAGAACTTGCACTTGCACACCAAGAATGTGCTATAAAATGGTTTAGCATTAAGGGAAATAAGACATGTGATGTGTGCAAGCAGGAAGTGCGAAACCTCCCTGTGACATTGCTCAGACTACAGAATCGTCAGACTGTTAATAGGCGCCAGCCAAATGCAACTCAGCGACAAGAAGCTGCTCCCTACCG GGTATGGCAGGATGTCCCTGTTCTTGTCATGGTCAGCATGCTTGCCTATTTCTGCTTCTTGGAGCAACTTCTA GTTACTGAAATGGGCTCACGTGCTCTTGCTATATCTTTGCCTTTTTCTTGTGTTCTCGGTCTCCTTTCTTCCATGATTGCTTCAACAATGG TGAGCAAGAGCTACATTTGGGCTTATGCATCTTTCCAGTTTGCAATTGTAATCCTCTTTGCTCATATCTTTTATAACGTG CTAAGAGTAAGCCCCGTTCTCTCAGTGTTACTTTCCTCATTCACTGGGTTTGGAATTGCAATCAGTACAAATGCATCACTTGTTGAGTATTTAAGATGGAGGGCTAGGCGGAATTTACGTTTGGCACAGCAACAAAGTGACAATAGGCAGCAGCAAGAATCCAGAAACCTACCCGAAGTTGAAAATGGAGGTAATGTTAGGCAGCATGAATCAGAGAACCAGATCCAGAATCCTGACCCTTCTCAACAAGGATGA
- the LOC135611951 gene encoding uncharacterized protein LOC135611951 isoform X3 — MENSAAPSDPSPEASPQGGRDREDGNIKGEISTAHHSRRPNLTTLQIPARTLEIPLPSARSNVLSSPGSVRAGLPPRPSSTRAKSSIRSLFPQRSLKTKNSTPEGDRTVLLIPRTPSSEGPQEQASTSRQFFITKVLPSTKALSSGSTNRTHSLPVTPVANCGPSAVQERHAIDLSNLQKSNVQTQIRRSFSVPGNAKNGSLRRMDSIGLVRVISATPRPVAVDNAIENDDIEAVNVTEDEGQDIPEEEAVCRICLVELAEGGETLKMECSCKGELALAHQECAIKWFSIKGNKTCDVCKQEVRNLPVTLLRLQNRQTVNRRQPNATQRQEAAPYRVWQDVPVLVMVSMLAYFCFLEQLLVTEMGSRALAISLPFSCVLGLLSSMIASTMVTVSKSYIWAYASFQFAIVILFAHIFYNVLRVSPVLSVLLSSFTGFGIAISTNASLVEYLRWRARRNLRLAQQQSDNRQQQESRNLPEVENGGNVRQHESENQIQNPDPSQQG; from the exons ATGGAGAATTCGGCGGCTCCGTCGGATCCTTCTCCCGAGGCGTCGCCGCAAGGAGGCCGCGACCGAGAG GATGGAAACATCAAAGGAGAGATTTCAACGGCTCATCATTCTCGGCGGCCAAACCTTACCACTTTGCAGATACCTGCAAGAACCTTGGAAATTCCATTGCCTTCTGCAAGATCAAATGTTTTGTCCAGTCCTGGTTCAGTAAGGGCAGGCTTGCCACCCAGGCCTAgttcaacaagggcaaaatcatccaTCAGAAGTCTTTTCCCACAAAGGAGTCTTAAGACCAAAAACTCTACTCCAGAGGGTGATAGAACAGTTCTCCTGATTCCTCGAACACCTTCTTCAGAAGGACCACAAGAACAGGCATCAACATCAAGGCAGTTCTTTATTACCAAGGTCTTACCCTCTACCAAGGCCTTGTCCTCTGGTTCAACCAATAGAACACACTCTTTACCTGTGACACCAGTTGCCAATTGTGGTCCATCAGCTGTGCAGGAAAGACATGCGATTGACCTCTCCAATCTGCAA AAAAGCAATGTGCAGACACAAATCAGACGTTCATTTTCCGTTCCTGGGAATGCCAAGAATGGAAGTTTACGGAGAATGGATTCAATAGGTCTTGTCCGAGTTATTTCAGCAACCCCTCGTCCTGTCGCTGTAGACAATGCCATTGAAAATGATGATATAGAGGCAGTTAACG TAACTGAAGATGAAGGTCAAGATATTCCGGAAGAAGAGGCAGTCTGCCGGATATGTTTAGTCGAACTTGCAGAAGGGGGAGAAACTCTTAAAATGGAATGTAGCTGCAAAGGAGAACTTGCACTTGCACACCAAGAATGTGCTATAAAATGGTTTAGCATTAAGGGAAATAAGACATGTGATGTGTGCAAGCAGGAAGTGCGAAACCTCCCTGTGACATTGCTCAGACTACAGAATCGTCAGACTGTTAATAGGCGCCAGCCAAATGCAACTCAGCGACAAGAAGCTGCTCCCTACCG GGTATGGCAGGATGTCCCTGTTCTTGTCATGGTCAGCATGCTTGCCTATTTCTGCTTCTTGGAGCAACTTCTA GTTACTGAAATGGGCTCACGTGCTCTTGCTATATCTTTGCCTTTTTCTTGTGTTCTCGGTCTCCTTTCTTCCATGATTGCTTCAACAATGG TTACAGTGAGCAAGAGCTACATTTGGGCTTATGCATCTTTCCAGTTTGCAATTGTAATCCTCTTTGCTCATATCTTTTATAACGTG CTAAGAGTAAGCCCCGTTCTCTCAGTGTTACTTTCCTCATTCACTGGGTTTGGAATTGCAATCAGTACAAATGCATCACTTGTTGAGTATTTAAGATGGAGGGCTAGGCGGAATTTACGTTTGGCACAGCAACAAAGTGACAATAGGCAGCAGCAAGAATCCAGAAACCTACCCGAAGTTGAAAATGGAGGTAATGTTAGGCAGCATGAATCAGAGAACCAGATCCAGAATCCTGACCCTTCTCAACAAGGATGA
- the LOC135611952 gene encoding BTB/POZ domain-containing protein At1g30440-like isoform X2, which translates to MACVKLGSKTDGFQRQGQAWFCTTGLPSDVTVEVGEMTFHLHKFPLLSKCGLLEKLIRQKSEEGEDGCVIQLPDIPGGSKAFELAAKFCYGMKMELTASNVVYLRCAAEHLEMTEEIAEGNLITQTEVFLNQVVLRSWKDSIKTLQTCDYVLPYAEDLQIVKRCIDSLAIKACKDPSLVGWPIVEHGPMQSPGGSILWNGISTGARPRYSSSDWWYEDVSCLSLPMYRRLISAMETRGIGQEIISGSLTFYARRHLPGLDRRQSISEANIRLEPRALMALPSEEEQRHLLEEIDKLLPSQKGLMSTKILFGLLRTAMILRASPSCMFNLERRIGMQLDQASLEDLLIPNFSDSTETLYNVDCIHRIVEHFVARNQMIGGASPDVADDDQFLGSPSLIPVIAVAKLVDGYLAEVASDANLKPSKFQALAAAIPDDVRPLDDGLYRAIDIYLKAHSWLAESQREELCRLMNCQKLSLEACTHAAQNERLPLRVVVQVLFFEQLQLKTSIAGCFLVSDNLDGSRPLRSGLPISGEDTGWASAIRENQVLKVSMDSMRMRVSELEKECSSMREELEKLTKGRSGWSAGGRKFRSNIIKGQICSAQEDAISKERDTVERFEKEQLKLTKYKKHM; encoded by the exons ATGGCCTGTGTGAAGCTTGGTTCGAAGACTGATGGGTTTCAACGGCAAGGGCAGGCCTG GTTCTGCACAACTGGCCTACCAAGTGATGTGACTGTTGAAGTTGGTGAGATGACCTTTCATCTTCACAAG TTCCCTCTGTTGTCGAAGTGTGGTCTTTTGGAAAAGTTGATTCGTCAAAAATCTGAAGAGGGAGAAGATGGTTGTGTCATACAATTACCTGATATTCCTGGTGGTTCAAAGGCTTTCGAACTTGCTGCCAAGTTCTGTTATGGTATGAAAATGGAACTGACTGCCTCAAATGTTGTTTATCTGCGGTGTGCCGCAGAGCATCTTGAAATGACAGAAGAAATTGCTGAGGGAAACTTGATCACCCAAACTGAGGTCTTTCTTAATCAAGTTGTTCTTCGTAGCTGGAAAGACTCAATTAAGACACTGCAGACTTGTGATTATGTCCTTCCATATGCAGAAGATCTTCAAATTGTCAAGAGGTGCATTGATTCTTTGGCTATAAAGGCATGCAAGGATCCAAGCTTAGTTGGCTGGCCCATCGTTGAGCATGGTCCTATGCAAAGTCCTGGTGGGAGTATTCTGTGGAATGGTATAAGCACAGGAGCAAGACCTAGATATAGTAGCTCCGATTGGTGGTATGAGGATGTTTCTTGTTTGAGTTTGCCCATGTACAGGAGGTTGATATCTGCCATGGAAACCCGAGGCATCGGGCAAGAGATTATATCAGGGTCTCTTACCTTTTATGCCAGGAGGCATTTGCCAGGGCTTGACAGGCGCCAGAGCATCTCAGAAGCTAACATTCGTCTGGAACCCAGAGCTTTAATGGCTCTTCCATCTGAAGAAGAACAGAGGCATCTTCTTGAAGAGATTGATAAGCTATTGCCTTCACAGAAGGGTCTGATGTCAACTAAAATTTTGTTTGGACTTCTTCGCACCGCTATGATCCTGCGAGCCAGTCCCTCTTGCATGTTTAACTTGGAGAGAAGGATAGGAATGCAACTGGACCAGGCCTCCTTGGAGGATTTGTTGATTCCAAACTTTTCGGACTCCACCGAAACACTCTATAATGTGGACTGCATCCATAGAATTGTTGAGCATTTCGTAGCTAGGAATCAGATGATTGGCGGGGCCTCCCCTGATGTAGCCGATGATGATCAGTTTTTGGGATCACCTTCATTGATACCTGTAATCGCAGTTGCAAAGTTGGTTGATGGTTATCTGGCAGAGGTTGCATCGGATGCCAATCTAAAGCCATCAAAGTTTCAAGCATTGGCTGCTGCTATACCAGATGATGTTCGACCATTGGATGATGGTCTCTATCGTGCCATTGACATATACCTGAAG GCACACTCGTGGCTCGCAGAGTCCCAGAGGGAAGAGCTATGCCGATTGATGAACTGTCAGAAGTTGTCCCTAGAAGCTTGCACCCATGCAGCTCAGAACGAGAGGCTTCCGCTTAGAGTGGTGGTCCAGGTGCTCTTCTTTGAGCAGCTTCAGCTTAAGACATCTATTGCTGGATGCTTCCTCGTGTCTGACAACCTCGATGGATCGAGACCTCTGAGGAGTGGGCTTCCGATCTCCGGTGAGGACACTGGGTGGGCATCGGCCATCAGGGAGAACCAGGTCTTGAAGGTGAGCATGGACAGCATGAGGATGAGGGTGTCTGAACTAGAAAAGGAGTGCTCAAGTATGAGGGAAGAACTCGAGAAGCTCACGAAGGGGAGGAGTGGGTGGAGCGCCGGCGGGAGAAAGTTCCGGTCTAACATTATCAAGGGCCAGATTTGCAGTGCTCAAGAGGATGCCATTAGCAAAGAGAGAGACACCGTAGAAAGGTTTGAGAAAGAGCAACTAAAGCTTACAAAATACAAGAAACATATGTGA
- the LOC135611952 gene encoding BTB/POZ domain-containing protein At1g30440-like isoform X1, producing MTVICIAIFHKCNHGLNLKLIFCFCVKNLLLTEVIILLTKFDKTLADILTNYLICCGFITVFPFRFCTTGLPSDVTVEVGEMTFHLHKFPLLSKCGLLEKLIRQKSEEGEDGCVIQLPDIPGGSKAFELAAKFCYGMKMELTASNVVYLRCAAEHLEMTEEIAEGNLITQTEVFLNQVVLRSWKDSIKTLQTCDYVLPYAEDLQIVKRCIDSLAIKACKDPSLVGWPIVEHGPMQSPGGSILWNGISTGARPRYSSSDWWYEDVSCLSLPMYRRLISAMETRGIGQEIISGSLTFYARRHLPGLDRRQSISEANIRLEPRALMALPSEEEQRHLLEEIDKLLPSQKGLMSTKILFGLLRTAMILRASPSCMFNLERRIGMQLDQASLEDLLIPNFSDSTETLYNVDCIHRIVEHFVARNQMIGGASPDVADDDQFLGSPSLIPVIAVAKLVDGYLAEVASDANLKPSKFQALAAAIPDDVRPLDDGLYRAIDIYLKAHSWLAESQREELCRLMNCQKLSLEACTHAAQNERLPLRVVVQVLFFEQLQLKTSIAGCFLVSDNLDGSRPLRSGLPISGEDTGWASAIRENQVLKVSMDSMRMRVSELEKECSSMREELEKLTKGRSGWSAGGRKFRSNIIKGQICSAQEDAISKERDTVERFEKEQLKLTKYKKHM from the exons ATGACGGTTATCTGTATTGCCATATTCCACAAATGTAACCATGGTTTAAATCTAAAACTAATTTTCTGTTTCTGTGTAAAGAATTTACTGCTTACTGAAGTCATTATTTTGTTAACGAAGTTCGATAAAACATTAGCAGATATTTTAACTAATTATCTAATCTGCTGCGGTTTTATTACTGTTTTCCCTTTTAGGTTCTGCACAACTGGCCTACCAAGTGATGTGACTGTTGAAGTTGGTGAGATGACCTTTCATCTTCACAAG TTCCCTCTGTTGTCGAAGTGTGGTCTTTTGGAAAAGTTGATTCGTCAAAAATCTGAAGAGGGAGAAGATGGTTGTGTCATACAATTACCTGATATTCCTGGTGGTTCAAAGGCTTTCGAACTTGCTGCCAAGTTCTGTTATGGTATGAAAATGGAACTGACTGCCTCAAATGTTGTTTATCTGCGGTGTGCCGCAGAGCATCTTGAAATGACAGAAGAAATTGCTGAGGGAAACTTGATCACCCAAACTGAGGTCTTTCTTAATCAAGTTGTTCTTCGTAGCTGGAAAGACTCAATTAAGACACTGCAGACTTGTGATTATGTCCTTCCATATGCAGAAGATCTTCAAATTGTCAAGAGGTGCATTGATTCTTTGGCTATAAAGGCATGCAAGGATCCAAGCTTAGTTGGCTGGCCCATCGTTGAGCATGGTCCTATGCAAAGTCCTGGTGGGAGTATTCTGTGGAATGGTATAAGCACAGGAGCAAGACCTAGATATAGTAGCTCCGATTGGTGGTATGAGGATGTTTCTTGTTTGAGTTTGCCCATGTACAGGAGGTTGATATCTGCCATGGAAACCCGAGGCATCGGGCAAGAGATTATATCAGGGTCTCTTACCTTTTATGCCAGGAGGCATTTGCCAGGGCTTGACAGGCGCCAGAGCATCTCAGAAGCTAACATTCGTCTGGAACCCAGAGCTTTAATGGCTCTTCCATCTGAAGAAGAACAGAGGCATCTTCTTGAAGAGATTGATAAGCTATTGCCTTCACAGAAGGGTCTGATGTCAACTAAAATTTTGTTTGGACTTCTTCGCACCGCTATGATCCTGCGAGCCAGTCCCTCTTGCATGTTTAACTTGGAGAGAAGGATAGGAATGCAACTGGACCAGGCCTCCTTGGAGGATTTGTTGATTCCAAACTTTTCGGACTCCACCGAAACACTCTATAATGTGGACTGCATCCATAGAATTGTTGAGCATTTCGTAGCTAGGAATCAGATGATTGGCGGGGCCTCCCCTGATGTAGCCGATGATGATCAGTTTTTGGGATCACCTTCATTGATACCTGTAATCGCAGTTGCAAAGTTGGTTGATGGTTATCTGGCAGAGGTTGCATCGGATGCCAATCTAAAGCCATCAAAGTTTCAAGCATTGGCTGCTGCTATACCAGATGATGTTCGACCATTGGATGATGGTCTCTATCGTGCCATTGACATATACCTGAAG GCACACTCGTGGCTCGCAGAGTCCCAGAGGGAAGAGCTATGCCGATTGATGAACTGTCAGAAGTTGTCCCTAGAAGCTTGCACCCATGCAGCTCAGAACGAGAGGCTTCCGCTTAGAGTGGTGGTCCAGGTGCTCTTCTTTGAGCAGCTTCAGCTTAAGACATCTATTGCTGGATGCTTCCTCGTGTCTGACAACCTCGATGGATCGAGACCTCTGAGGAGTGGGCTTCCGATCTCCGGTGAGGACACTGGGTGGGCATCGGCCATCAGGGAGAACCAGGTCTTGAAGGTGAGCATGGACAGCATGAGGATGAGGGTGTCTGAACTAGAAAAGGAGTGCTCAAGTATGAGGGAAGAACTCGAGAAGCTCACGAAGGGGAGGAGTGGGTGGAGCGCCGGCGGGAGAAAGTTCCGGTCTAACATTATCAAGGGCCAGATTTGCAGTGCTCAAGAGGATGCCATTAGCAAAGAGAGAGACACCGTAGAAAGGTTTGAGAAAGAGCAACTAAAGCTTACAAAATACAAGAAACATATGTGA